The sequence CTCATTTGGCAGTACTGTCTTTTACATAGTAAATAAACATCTCATTTGCAAATTAAATTACACTTAAGTGGTTATTGTTTTAAACCAATAGTTATGTGACATACACACCACCATACACCCAGTCGCTACTGAATGtagatttaattttctttgtacttttggGGATATGatgtcagaattttaaaatgcactaAAATGTACTgcagaaaaatttagaaacataaaatacttaaaaaacaaaatctactAATCAGCTAGGTTGTAAAGTTCAAATAGTTTCAGAATTATAAAATGCAGATATTTAATTGTTAAACATGAATTACAAAATTTAGTGTGCCAATATGTATAATATAGATTATTCTTTAGGAATtatgaaaacttattttaattAACGGTCTTTAGAGGAATTCTTCATGCCAGGTACAGCAAGCATATTACTGTTAAATAAAGCAATactaggctgggcacgatggctcacgcctgtaataccagcactttgggaggctgacgcgggtggatcacctgaggtcaggagttcgagaccagcctggccaacacggcaaatcccatctctactaaaagtacaaaaattagccagacgtggtggcgcaggcctgtagtcccagctactcaggaggctgagggaggagaatcgcttgaacccgggaggcggaggttgcaatgagccgagactgcacccttgcactccagcctgggcaacaagagcgaaactccgtctcaaaaaaaaaaaaaagaaaagcaatactAATGTCTATAATAGTGCCATTTGATCTAGCCTCAAAGTTAGCTGTTTTAATATAAGTCCTTGTTTTCTGtagcttcatttatttaaaaatacttactaTCACCTCCAAACTCAAAAGGAGTTATGCCTGAGGGTAAATGGCTTTAAAAACACTCCCGATGTTTATTGTGTGGATTTGAGAATTCAACTTATGCTTAATTTTTGAAACTGAAATTGTAGTTGATAATTTTATGATATCATCTATTACAAGTTAAAGTAGACAAAAATCAGTAATTAAAATAcctaaaaactaaattttaaaatgggctttTAATTAAACCTAAAGTTAATAAAACTTTAACTTTTATagttaaaatactaaaatatactTACATGTAAACAAATTTATGAAATGCAACTTTATtgtatgtggtatatatacatacatcatCATAGAATAAGGATAATAAACAACTAATTATTAATAGTATTTAACATATTCAAGTACACTAAAGAGCAATTATATAAACGATCAAAAATAATGGAAGCTACAGTCTTATCCAGTTCCTTACAACTATTTATACAGAATAAGCCCTCCGTACGTGAGGATGAATCATTGTTCAACCTATCCACACTAAGCATCAAAAAGCCAACTTAGCTTTTAACAGCAGTAACTTCTTCTACAGGTATACAAACAGGATGATCTTTCTTCTCCGGACTAATTCATCCTAAGCAGAGAAGCCTTTAGGAAACTAAACTGAACccaaaatatgcattattttccaagaataaacagaaaattaaagatttaatTAGTTGCCTAAtgcaatattttaagtttttcatgTGGAACTgactaaaaatatgttttaaaaaagaaattcacccAAAATTCCCATAACTAAAAGAATTAAAGACTCAGAAACATACAAAGACCTCATAGCTTGTTAtggagaaataaaacaataaagaccACTATGATTTATTTAAATCTAAAATAGTCACACTTATTGGTTCAAGAGTTGATGGTTCAATGGCGAACTCTTATCAGCTATTAGCTAACTTTAATTACCTAGGCAAATAAGTAAAATGACCATTCAATGAATAATAAACTAGCATAATTAAATCAAGATTAGCAACTTTGTTCTTAACTTAAACTTAATCTCTGAAGTATAAATCATACCTAATACAGATATCAACCAAGAcacattagaagaaaaaaactaggTAACTAAATAAAGTGTTTCTCACAAACAATGAGTATTAATAACCCtcgttttaaaaattttatttgtatagaaTCTCTAAATTGGTCAGGGCCATAACTGTAGATTGTCAGGCAGAGGTCAGTTGGGGGAGAGACAAACAGAAAATGGTGAAGTGAAAGTATGACAATAAAAATTTCCCACCagaataagaatttttttcaagTCGATTCTTGGCTTTTGATTCAAACACCAAGAGAAGCAGCTCCCTTTagagaattattttataattctctAAAGTAAAAACCCTTATAGGGGAGGTGGATAGAATCCCAGACTATTAAAAATACTTAACCAAAATATGCTTTAACTTTTCCCTTGTCCACAATCTAACAAAATGGGAAGACAATGAAAATAAACACTCCTGTCTACCTCAGAGAGGCAAAGAAAGCTCCCATTCAGTAGTAAGCCTTATTCCACTGGAAAACATACTCCTGAAAAGTAAATCCAAAACCACGAGCTCAAACTGCTTCATGCAGAATTTACTGAACGGCGGCCAAAAGCTGAACACACTGTCCTGAACCACACTGAAGGGTATCTAGAGTTCTGCATCTCCGCTTACAACTTGAATCTTACTACGCTTTCGCCACCACTGCAGAACCCGATTTTAGAGACTACGATGTTCCTGCCGGCTCGTTAATCGAAGAAAGCCACTCTGCACCCTGACGCTCGAAATGTCTTTTTGGTAATACTGGTTTTTGACTCTCATACTGTGACCGGTGCACCTTTTTGGACGATCAACAAGGCGGAAGGCGTTTTCACGTCCCAGAACAGAAGAGCATAAGGAGCCCTGGCACAGCGTTCAGCCGCTTCGGTATGGCCTGGGAGTGACGCGGTTCACCTGTTAGACGGCGCTGCGCGGACTCCTCCACAAGCGGCCGACAGCGGCGATGCAGTTCCCCAACGCTTGTCCCGAGGCGGCAGGTGAAGGCGGGGACCGCCCGTCCACACCCGGAGCGCGGCCACCCCGCCACCATCCCCTTCACAGCCCCGCCAGGTGGGCGAATCCGCCCCGCGCCCGCGGCGTCCCGGCGCCCGGACCCGAAAGCGAAGTTTGGCTCCCGCCCGCAGCGGTGCCGGCTGAGGGTCCGGCTGCCTGTCCGGGAAGAGCCGGGGGCCAGAGACCGGAGGCGGAGCGGGACCTGTCATCCCGGGCGGGAAACAAAAGCCCAGTGAGGACGGGCGGGCGCGA is a genomic window of Pongo pygmaeus isolate AG05252 chromosome 5, NHGRI_mPonPyg2-v2.0_pri, whole genome shotgun sequence containing:
- the LOC134739717 gene encoding collagen alpha-1(I) chain-like, with amino-acid sequence MAAEMGRPAAAPREPNALLPGPAAAALAASAPTPTRLRSPGAACRGERGPEASRGARGRPRPLCGAPRRAPGAAGPVLPAGGAETSGRGRRSPPPPASPDRGEAGRARPSSLGFCFPPGMTGPAPPPVSGPRLFPDRQPDPQPAPLRAGAKLRFRVRAPGRRGRGADSPTWRGCEGDGGGVAALRVWTGGPRLHLPPRDKRWGTASPLSAACGGVRAAPSNRNHQET